The following are encoded together in the Oceanobacillus zhaokaii genome:
- a CDS encoding MMPL family transporter: MIKLLKKWGDIVANSKTRWVTIFIWILLIGIFSFIWPQVNDRETSDTQLLPDDTMSVEASKISNKEFSNDAGTPLLLVWHRNEGLRDSDYEMIQTLYKDLDAAPVDKQTFIPPFQDVPVAAMAGSASEDGAALITPVFFNGDASTEELQAALEQLEMKITEQFGSEVLENDIEDASLHVRFSGPVGIQTDAVALFSNADITLLIATVLIVFILLILLYRSPILAIIPLIAVGIAYGIISPLLGFLADKGWIVVDGQAISIMTVLLFGAGTDYCLFLISRYRDELRQEKDKHAALKRAISGTGGAIMMSSMTTVLGLLSLGLAYYASYDRFAIPFSLSIFIMGIAALTLLPAILAILGRFAFIPFIPRPEEMIQEMEKKKGKEMRRPKPSHRFGKKIGAFVTEKPWAIIIVSMILLGALAAFVPKMQFTYALLDSFPEDMASREGYTIIEDHYPPGEIAPVSIIVDTNGEEVSLKEELEEHPYVEVVADPVEGSVTKDIQEWQVTLSIDPYSTEAVESIPELQSIATNALSDTGVSNAEDFVWLGGETATLYDTDQVTSRDQALIIPVLLLIIAILLVVFLRSIVAMVYLLATVIISYASALGLGWIVLHHIFGVAEIQGLIPLYSFVFLVALGIDYNIFLVSSLWSKRKIMPLKQAITESVGETGSVISSAGLILAGTFSVLAVLPLQVLVHFGTIMAIGIMIDTFIVRPLLVPAITTVLGRYAFWPGKLWKLRDDESYKTKSDSKE, encoded by the coding sequence TTGATTAAGCTATTGAAAAAGTGGGGAGATATTGTTGCTAACAGCAAAACGCGCTGGGTAACTATATTTATTTGGATTTTATTGATTGGGATTTTTTCGTTTATATGGCCACAGGTAAACGATCGCGAAACATCAGATACGCAATTATTGCCGGATGATACGATGTCTGTTGAAGCAAGTAAGATTTCTAATAAAGAGTTTTCGAATGATGCAGGTACGCCATTACTGTTAGTGTGGCATCGTAACGAGGGACTGCGAGACTCGGATTATGAAATGATTCAAACTCTTTACAAAGATCTCGATGCTGCACCAGTCGATAAACAAACGTTTATTCCTCCTTTTCAGGATGTACCTGTTGCTGCCATGGCGGGAAGTGCATCTGAGGATGGGGCTGCACTGATAACACCAGTATTCTTTAATGGTGACGCATCAACTGAAGAATTACAAGCTGCTTTAGAACAGCTTGAAATGAAAATAACGGAGCAATTTGGCAGCGAAGTTTTGGAAAATGACATAGAGGATGCTAGTTTGCATGTTCGCTTTTCCGGGCCGGTGGGAATTCAGACCGATGCAGTTGCACTCTTCAGTAATGCTGATATCACATTGTTAATTGCGACGGTATTGATTGTGTTTATTTTGCTTATTTTACTGTATCGTTCTCCTATTTTGGCGATTATTCCACTTATTGCCGTTGGGATTGCCTATGGAATAATTAGTCCTTTACTCGGATTCCTAGCAGATAAGGGATGGATAGTCGTTGATGGACAGGCAATCTCCATAATGACGGTACTGTTGTTTGGAGCGGGAACGGATTATTGTTTATTTTTAATTTCGCGTTACCGTGATGAACTGCGACAGGAAAAGGATAAACATGCAGCATTAAAGCGTGCGATTAGTGGTACAGGTGGCGCCATCATGATGAGTTCTATGACAACTGTTTTAGGGCTGCTATCACTTGGGCTGGCTTACTATGCATCCTATGACCGTTTTGCTATACCATTTAGTTTATCCATCTTCATCATGGGAATCGCTGCCTTAACACTGCTGCCTGCGATTTTAGCGATACTTGGAAGATTTGCGTTTATCCCGTTTATACCTCGTCCCGAAGAAATGATTCAGGAAATGGAGAAGAAAAAAGGGAAAGAAATGCGCCGTCCGAAACCGAGTCATCGTTTTGGCAAAAAGATAGGAGCGTTTGTCACAGAAAAACCATGGGCAATTATCATTGTCAGTATGATTCTTCTTGGGGCTTTAGCCGCTTTTGTACCGAAAATGCAATTTACGTATGCATTATTAGATTCTTTCCCGGAAGATATGGCATCACGTGAAGGTTATACAATAATTGAAGACCATTATCCACCGGGTGAAATTGCCCCTGTCAGTATTATTGTTGATACAAATGGTGAGGAAGTTTCACTTAAGGAGGAGTTGGAGGAGCATCCATATGTAGAGGTAGTTGCTGATCCAGTTGAAGGATCGGTAACAAAGGATATCCAAGAATGGCAAGTCACGCTTTCAATTGATCCTTACTCCACAGAAGCAGTGGAAAGTATTCCAGAACTTCAATCTATCGCAACGAATGCATTAAGCGATACGGGTGTCTCAAATGCTGAAGATTTTGTCTGGCTCGGCGGTGAAACAGCTACACTATATGATACAGATCAAGTTACAAGCCGAGATCAAGCATTGATTATTCCTGTTCTGTTATTAATTATTGCTATATTACTCGTGGTTTTCCTAAGATCAATTGTCGCGATGGTTTATTTACTTGCAACGGTAATTATCTCGTATGCATCCGCGCTTGGTCTAGGCTGGATTGTATTGCATCATATCTTTGGTGTAGCAGAAATTCAGGGATTAATCCCGCTCTATTCCTTCGTCTTTTTAGTCGCTTTAGGAATCGATTATAATATATTCCTTGTTTCAAGTTTGTGGAGTAAACGCAAGATTATGCCTCTTAAGCAAGCAATTACAGAAAGTGTAGGAGAAACTGGAAGTGTCATTAGTTCAGCAGGACTTATTTTAGCTGGTACTTTTTCTGTTCTCGCCGTACTTCCATTGCAGGTACTTGTCCATTTCGGTACTATTATGGCAATCGGAATTATGATTGATACATTTATCGTCAGACCATTGCTTGTTCCTGCGATTACAACTGTACTTGGACGCTATGCTTTCTGGCCTGGGAAGCTCTGGAAGCTTCGCGATGATGAGAGTTACAAAACGAAGTCCGATTCTAAGGAATAA
- the gerD gene encoding spore germination lipoprotein GerD, with protein sequence MNRNMLITIIGLCLIVLTACSGGEASSNSEGDYEKTKKMVVDILQTEDGKKAVSKILADEKMKQELVIQSDVVKKAINETLVSEKGAEMWSTLFKDPKFVEGYAKSMEDEQKKLMKNLMSDAEYQKLMLELLQNPEITEQNLTLLKSQQFRSHLEETIQQTLETPTFQAKIQEILLKAAEEQAKGKQESSGGQSSGGGSGGQSSGGGGSQGGGGSSGG encoded by the coding sequence ATGAATCGCAACATGCTTATTACAATTATAGGATTATGCCTCATCGTGTTAACCGCTTGTTCTGGCGGTGAAGCTTCTTCAAACAGTGAAGGTGACTACGAGAAAACCAAGAAAATGGTTGTTGATATATTACAAACAGAGGACGGAAAAAAGGCAGTCAGTAAAATCTTAGCGGATGAGAAAATGAAGCAAGAGCTCGTCATTCAATCTGATGTCGTTAAGAAAGCAATCAATGAAACCCTCGTTTCCGAAAAAGGTGCCGAAATGTGGTCTACTCTGTTCAAAGACCCTAAATTTGTCGAGGGATATGCAAAATCAATGGAAGATGAGCAGAAGAAACTCATGAAAAACTTAATGAGCGATGCCGAATATCAAAAACTCATGCTTGAGCTATTACAAAACCCAGAAATCACAGAACAAAACCTAACCCTTTTGAAAAGCCAGCAATTTCGCTCCCACTTGGAAGAAACGATCCAGCAAACTTTAGAAACACCAACCTTCCAAGCGAAGATTCAGGAAATCTTATTAAAAGCTGCGGAAGAGCAAGCGAAAGGAAAACAAGAAAGCAGTGGTGGTCAGTCTAGCGGCGGCGGTTCTGGCGGCCAATCAAGTGGTGGCGGTGGTTCTCAAGGTGGAGGGGGAAGCAGTGGAGGTTAA
- a CDS encoding DUF948 domain-containing protein — MAIIYLAILLCSIGFAIAAIYISFVLKRVANITKSLGITLKEVEQQLQYITPQLRSSISETSKLVDDTGEKMRATDSIFDSIDNVGKSVHTLTEAYKESTAKLNDEQFQQSLKPIVEVLKWSEAVSQVFSKWKNRPTRKNELIIREKTDIVPVNTGNEGY, encoded by the coding sequence ATGGCAATAATTTACTTAGCGATTCTTCTATGTTCCATTGGATTTGCGATAGCAGCTATTTATATTTCCTTTGTTTTAAAGCGAGTGGCCAATATTACAAAATCACTAGGAATAACTTTGAAAGAAGTAGAACAGCAACTTCAATATATTACCCCGCAATTAAGGAGCTCAATTAGTGAGACGTCTAAGCTAGTAGATGATACTGGGGAGAAGATGAGAGCTACTGATAGTATTTTTGATTCGATTGATAATGTTGGGAAATCCGTCCATACGCTTACTGAAGCATATAAGGAAAGTACAGCTAAGTTAAACGATGAACAATTCCAGCAAAGCCTAAAACCGATTGTTGAAGTGCTGAAATGGAGTGAAGCTGTATCTCAAGTATTTTCAAAATGGAAAAATAGACCAACTCGTAAAAATGAATTAATAATCCGAGAAAAGACAGATATTGTACCAGTAAATACAGGGAATGAGGGATACTAG
- a CDS encoding YihY/virulence factor BrkB family protein, which translates to MATLKYYVTGLIREFKEDNVTLLAAAQAYYYLLAVFPLLIVCFAIIPYFNIDADQVLQFIQSFVPGEIASMFEENIVSFIETPRGGLLTVGIIGAIWSASNGVNAFIKSSNEAYEVEETRSFIVIRLIAFGLTLGMIIALIVAILLPIFGNIIVDFLGSYLGFTNEMNVLLQVGRWVISIVVLSTFLLCLYRFAPNKKIPFKHIIIGAVSASILWQILTVGFSFYVSNFGNYSATYGSIGGIIVLMIWFFLTGIVLMIGASLNVLYHQRQIAEEQVMYKKESAR; encoded by the coding sequence ATGGCAACATTGAAGTACTATGTTACTGGCTTGATTAGGGAATTTAAAGAAGACAATGTTACACTCCTTGCTGCAGCACAGGCTTATTATTATCTTCTGGCAGTATTTCCATTACTTATCGTTTGTTTTGCCATTATTCCTTATTTTAATATTGATGCAGATCAGGTATTACAGTTTATACAATCTTTCGTGCCTGGTGAGATTGCATCGATGTTTGAAGAGAATATTGTCAGCTTTATTGAAACCCCACGTGGTGGGCTCTTGACAGTCGGGATCATTGGGGCAATCTGGTCTGCATCGAACGGTGTCAATGCCTTTATTAAATCGTCGAATGAAGCATACGAGGTGGAGGAGACTCGTTCCTTTATCGTTATTAGGCTCATTGCCTTTGGATTAACGCTTGGAATGATAATCGCACTCATTGTTGCGATTCTATTACCCATTTTTGGAAACATTATTGTTGATTTCCTCGGTTCCTATTTAGGATTTACGAACGAGATGAATGTATTATTGCAGGTCGGCAGATGGGTGATTAGTATTGTGGTATTATCTACTTTCTTACTTTGTCTTTACCGCTTTGCACCAAACAAAAAAATACCGTTTAAGCATATTATAATCGGAGCAGTGTCTGCTAGTATCCTTTGGCAAATATTAACCGTTGGATTTTCCTTTTATGTTAGTAATTTTGGAAATTATTCTGCTACTTATGGAAGTATTGGTGGGATAATTGTCTTAATGATTTGGTTCTTCTTAACGGGGATTGTCCTAATGATCGGGGCATCATTGAATGTTTTATACCATCAAAGGCAAATTGCAGAAGAACAAGTCATGTATAAAAAGGAGTCGGCGCGCTAG
- the cwlD gene encoding N-acetylmuramoyl-L-alanine amidase CwlD has protein sequence MKRLNKPFFWVIGVLVLTALIFYPIDKDNSASNPNFSLPLSGKVIVLDPGHGGADGGAVGSDGTLEDDIALEVSKKLQNYLQQSGAIVHLTREEDKDLAAEGTRGLSRRKAEDIRNRLQFIHNKEADFFLTIHLNALPSKRWRGAQTFYYPSQDENKHLATMVQEEIIRNLENTTREPLKINGIYLLKHAKIPGALVEIGFLSNEEERELLKRTSYQEQMAASIYEGILRYSTEEIEEEE, from the coding sequence ATGAAACGATTGAATAAACCCTTTTTCTGGGTAATTGGTGTTTTAGTATTAACTGCACTCATTTTCTATCCTATTGATAAAGACAATTCTGCATCGAATCCCAATTTCTCGCTACCTCTATCAGGGAAAGTAATTGTGCTTGATCCCGGTCATGGTGGAGCAGATGGTGGTGCTGTTGGTTCGGATGGTACGCTTGAGGACGACATCGCTTTAGAGGTTTCAAAAAAACTTCAGAATTATTTGCAGCAATCAGGCGCGATTGTTCATTTGACGAGAGAGGAAGACAAGGATTTAGCTGCTGAAGGAACAAGGGGTCTTTCACGTAGGAAAGCAGAGGACATTCGTAATCGCCTACAGTTTATTCATAATAAAGAAGCGGATTTCTTTCTGACGATCCATTTAAACGCGTTACCATCAAAGCGCTGGCGCGGTGCACAAACTTTTTATTATCCCAGCCAGGATGAAAATAAACATTTAGCAACAATGGTTCAGGAGGAAATCATTCGTAATTTAGAAAATACGACTCGAGAGCCCTTAAAGATTAATGGAATCTATTTGCTAAAGCATGCGAAAATTCCAGGTGCACTAGTGGAGATTGGCTTTTTGTCGAATGAGGAGGAACGAGAATTATTGAAGCGTACGAGCTATCAAGAACAGATGGCTGCTAGTATTTATGAAGGTATACTAAGATATTCGACTGAGGAGATTGAGGAAGAAGAATGA
- a CDS encoding TetR/AcrR family transcriptional regulator — protein MQRTQRTLGRPRKEQDGISTKDLILHTATGMFLEKGYPSVSMDDVAQKCDFTKATVYYYYKTKADLFTDAMVQLMIRIKQRIIDILSTNASLETQLFQIAKAHIQATVDIDINAFMKEAKTSLSDDQLQLMKEAEDNMYGALEQAIKKAMDKGEIPQSNPRLGALMFVSMLTAGNNLDNAYKETFSSLDDLVTQIVNLFWNGLANENQSSL, from the coding sequence ATGCAACGTACACAACGAACATTAGGAAGGCCTCGTAAAGAACAAGATGGGATATCAACGAAGGATTTGATTTTGCATACAGCGACTGGCATGTTCTTAGAAAAGGGATATCCATCAGTGTCTATGGATGATGTTGCTCAAAAATGTGATTTCACAAAAGCAACCGTGTATTATTATTACAAAACAAAAGCAGACCTTTTTACAGATGCAATGGTTCAGTTAATGATTCGAATTAAGCAAAGAATTATAGATATTCTCTCAACAAATGCATCACTGGAGACACAGTTATTTCAGATTGCTAAAGCACATATACAAGCAACAGTAGATATTGATATCAATGCATTTATGAAGGAAGCGAAAACATCTCTTTCTGATGACCAATTGCAATTGATGAAGGAAGCAGAGGACAATATGTATGGAGCATTGGAGCAAGCAATAAAAAAAGCGATGGATAAGGGAGAAATTCCTCAAAGCAATCCTCGCCTAGGTGCACTTATGTTTGTATCCATGCTTACAGCTGGAAATAATTTAGATAATGCTTATAAAGAAACATTTTCATCGTTGGATGATCTAGTGACTCAAATTGTGAATTTATTCTGGAATGGGTTAGCAAACGAAAACCAGTCATCGCTGTAG
- a CDS encoding TIGR02328 family protein: protein MRLWHEALISKLPRQQLLGQHRECCALRGLGWNKKHATVDYVFQYSPDKLFQYHIKVMDEMKKRGYNNDPLWENPAYRGKACPPYKEDVIKEENESRRIYPEHDAAYLEECISNLSAKGIYL, encoded by the coding sequence ATGCGCTTATGGCATGAAGCACTTATTTCCAAACTGCCCCGTCAGCAGTTATTGGGACAGCACCGGGAATGTTGTGCGTTACGAGGACTAGGGTGGAATAAAAAGCACGCAACAGTCGACTATGTATTTCAGTATTCTCCTGATAAATTATTCCAATACCATATAAAGGTGATGGATGAAATGAAGAAGCGGGGTTATAACAATGATCCATTATGGGAGAATCCAGCATATCGTGGTAAAGCATGTCCACCTTATAAAGAAGATGTGATTAAGGAAGAAAATGAGAGTAGACGGATTTATCCCGAACATGATGCCGCTTATTTGGAAGAATGTATTAGTAATCTTTCAGCTAAAGGTATTTATTTGTAA
- a CDS encoding DUF948 domain-containing protein: MTLVGIGVLLIGIAFIVLAIFIGHVLNNLAGVLKGMDNTVQQLPKQLDDIFKETGNIINESNNTLVDVNDKLKQLSPLFYVMGDVGNVTRKFSSSLVDVTDSIKTKTEEGNEITEKKKLGGIYGTFALGYYWLKKRKQAKQDEGAFSNEYK; the protein is encoded by the coding sequence ATGACATTAGTTGGAATAGGTGTTTTGCTTATCGGTATTGCATTTATTGTTTTAGCAATTTTTATTGGACATGTGTTAAACAATCTTGCCGGTGTACTTAAAGGAATGGATAATACGGTACAACAGCTACCTAAGCAGCTGGATGATATCTTTAAAGAAACGGGAAACATTATCAATGAGAGCAACAATACATTAGTCGATGTAAATGACAAGTTAAAACAATTAAGTCCATTGTTTTATGTGATGGGTGATGTTGGAAATGTAACAAGGAAGTTCTCTTCTTCATTAGTAGATGTTACCGATTCGATTAAAACGAAAACCGAAGAAGGTAATGAAATTACAGAGAAGAAGAAGCTTGGTGGTATTTACGGTACCTTTGCATTGGGTTACTACTGGTTAAAGAAACGTAAGCAGGCGAAACAGGATGAAGGTGCATTTTCGAATGAATACAAATAA
- the pdaB gene encoding polysaccharide deacetylase family sporulation protein PdaB, which yields MNHFYVWKFKSWKRWLLLPSIALLTAILLWVNENGSFSVFSKEESVALTKGNSDEPNIGLTFNISWGEERVLDILNQLAEQEVQATFFVSGEWAERHPDILKEISEGKHELGMLGYRYKSYLDQELDQVRKDLHYAREVFRKLGYKDITLLRTPSGHFNKEVLELAKGLGFKVIHWNINPNDWKNPGTQAIVDTIMKQTTNGDILLLHASDSAKQTANALKTILPGLENKGFKFVSITELINQAHAESELVE from the coding sequence ATGAATCATTTCTATGTATGGAAATTCAAAAGCTGGAAACGTTGGCTGCTACTTCCCAGTATTGCATTGCTTACCGCTATCCTTTTATGGGTGAATGAAAATGGTAGCTTCTCCGTTTTTTCAAAAGAAGAATCAGTTGCACTCACAAAAGGGAATAGCGACGAGCCAAATATTGGCCTTACCTTTAATATAAGCTGGGGGGAAGAACGTGTGCTGGATATTTTAAATCAGCTTGCAGAGCAGGAAGTACAAGCAACCTTCTTTGTCAGTGGGGAATGGGCCGAACGACATCCGGATATATTGAAGGAGATTTCAGAAGGGAAACATGAGTTAGGAATGCTCGGCTACCGATATAAGAGCTATCTTGATCAAGAGCTTGACCAAGTAAGGAAGGATTTACATTATGCAAGAGAAGTCTTTCGAAAGCTTGGATATAAGGACATCACACTTCTTAGAACACCGAGCGGACATTTTAATAAGGAAGTATTAGAGCTTGCAAAAGGGCTCGGTTTCAAAGTAATCCATTGGAATATCAACCCAAATGACTGGAAAAACCCTGGCACACAGGCAATTGTCGATACAATTATGAAACAAACAACTAATGGCGATATTCTGCTACTGCATGCATCAGACTCTGCGAAACAAACGGCGAATGCACTGAAAACGATTCTTCCTGGATTGGAAAATAAAGGATTCAAGTTTGTTTCAATTACAGAATTGATTAATCAAGCACATGCTGAATCAGAGCTAGTGGAATAG
- a CDS encoding KinB-signaling pathway activation protein, with the protein MNSRKLVNFLFKTLIIGGIAGLVISFFVQAEVYAANLSPFNIMEILGLIVFNIGLGFTFSALSMTGFFAYLFIHRFGLGFFRSFWPAVQVLLIAFILFDLVYFPYKAADGETSLIWFIFMAAALLVYGLIIAQIKAKGTNKHAFIPALFLMVVMTTIEWVPGLQTEGSNYAWLMIAPLLACNTYQLLALHRVTKVDEKKTTEHTKKKETPTSAKKVGTSKA; encoded by the coding sequence TTGAATAGTCGCAAACTGGTAAATTTTTTATTTAAAACGCTTATCATTGGCGGAATTGCTGGGCTAGTCATTAGCTTCTTTGTACAAGCAGAGGTCTATGCCGCGAATTTAAGTCCATTTAATATTATGGAAATACTTGGACTGATCGTATTCAATATTGGTTTAGGATTTACCTTTAGTGCACTTAGTATGACAGGATTTTTTGCTTATTTATTTATTCATCGATTCGGCCTCGGATTCTTTCGTTCTTTCTGGCCGGCTGTGCAGGTTTTATTAATCGCTTTTATACTATTTGATTTGGTCTATTTCCCATATAAAGCAGCTGACGGGGAGACATCGCTTATTTGGTTTATTTTTATGGCTGCCGCACTTCTTGTATACGGTTTGATTATCGCGCAGATTAAAGCGAAGGGAACGAATAAACACGCATTTATTCCTGCTTTGTTTCTAATGGTTGTGATGACGACAATTGAGTGGGTTCCTGGACTGCAAACAGAGGGTTCTAATTATGCGTGGCTCATGATTGCGCCATTACTAGCATGTAATACTTACCAATTACTTGCATTACATCGTGTAACAAAAGTGGATGAGAAGAAGACGACAGAACATACGAAAAAGAAAGAAACCCCTACTTCAGCTAAAAAAGTAGGGACGAGTAAAGCATAA
- a CDS encoding DUF948 domain-containing protein, whose protein sequence is MTWLGIGVLVIGIALLVLVIVLIKPLLNLAGVLTSVQKTTDQLPNTVSDLTSQTKEVMGTSVETLNQVNTQIKELSPLFYTVGNLGRATNHLTSLVVNVADETKVKTESANQLTTNKNLEGLYGVLTLGYFLFKSGKK, encoded by the coding sequence ATGACTTGGTTAGGAATTGGCGTACTTGTTATCGGTATTGCACTTTTAGTACTTGTTATCGTGTTAATAAAACCACTGCTTAATTTAGCAGGTGTACTTACAAGCGTACAAAAAACGACGGATCAGTTACCAAATACAGTTTCAGACTTAACTTCACAAACAAAAGAGGTAATGGGGACTAGCGTGGAAACGCTAAATCAAGTGAACACACAAATCAAAGAATTAAGTCCACTCTTTTACACAGTCGGAAACCTTGGCAGAGCAACAAACCACTTAACCTCATTAGTAGTCAATGTAGCAGATGAAACGAAAGTAAAAACAGAATCTGCTAATCAACTTACCACAAACAAGAACTTAGAAGGATTATACGGTGTGTTAACGTTAGGATATTTCTTATTTAAAAGTGGAAAAAAATAA
- a CDS encoding Mrp/NBP35 family ATP-binding protein yields MMTKEEVVQLLNPVKDPFLHITLEETGGIKQITIKEEKKHISVKIAISKINTAEQMQLQQEIVGILKKNGATTVGLRFEQLPDDIIRKYQPAAEQSKEASLVGGNTKTKFIAIASGKGGVGKSTVTVNLAMALMRLGKKVGIIDADIYGFSIPDMMGIENRPAVRGKKIIPVERFGVQVISMGFFVEDNSPIIWRGPMLGKMLNSFFSEVEWGDLDYLLLDLPPGTGDIAMDVHELLPSCKEIIVTTPHPTAAFVAARAGQMAIKTNHEILGVVENMSYFVSKKTGEKEHVFGEGGGKKLADVLETRVLGQLQLEQPYMEEEVFAPSVYQEDHPNGKEYHRIAAKVIAKMEE; encoded by the coding sequence TTGATGACAAAAGAAGAAGTTGTTCAACTATTGAACCCGGTAAAAGATCCGTTTTTACATATAACCCTGGAAGAAACAGGGGGCATTAAGCAAATTACCATTAAGGAAGAAAAGAAACATATTAGTGTAAAAATAGCGATTTCAAAAATTAATACAGCGGAACAAATGCAATTACAGCAAGAAATTGTTGGTATATTAAAGAAAAATGGTGCTACAACAGTTGGTCTACGCTTTGAACAACTACCAGATGACATCATTCGTAAATACCAGCCTGCAGCGGAGCAATCAAAGGAAGCATCACTTGTAGGTGGGAATACGAAGACGAAATTTATCGCAATAGCAAGTGGTAAAGGTGGCGTTGGGAAATCAACGGTAACCGTGAATTTGGCAATGGCTCTAATGCGCCTCGGAAAAAAAGTAGGAATTATCGACGCAGATATTTATGGATTTAGTATTCCTGACATGATGGGAATTGAAAATCGTCCTGCAGTTCGCGGGAAAAAGATTATTCCTGTTGAACGTTTCGGAGTGCAAGTCATTTCGATGGGCTTCTTTGTTGAAGATAACTCTCCGATCATCTGGCGCGGGCCGATGCTTGGGAAGATGCTGAATAGCTTTTTCTCCGAAGTAGAGTGGGGAGATCTAGATTATCTGCTGCTTGATTTACCACCGGGTACAGGAGATATAGCGATGGACGTACATGAACTGCTTCCTTCTTGTAAGGAGATTATCGTCACGACTCCACATCCAACAGCAGCATTCGTTGCTGCACGTGCAGGACAAATGGCGATTAAAACGAATCATGAAATCCTTGGTGTCGTAGAAAACATGTCCTATTTTGTCAGCAAAAAAACAGGCGAAAAAGAACATGTTTTCGGTGAAGGCGGAGGTAAGAAGCTTGCAGATGTGCTAGAAACGAGGGTGCTTGGACAATTACAATTGGAGCAGCCATATATGGAAGAGGAAGTATTCGCACCTTCTGTATACCAAGAGGATCATCCAAACGGAAAAGAATATCATAGGATAGCCGCAAAAGTTATTGCGAAAATGGAAGAATAA
- a CDS encoding AI-2E family transporter produces MWIRHSFFKYMTGALLIVIFIYFLGKIDYFLYPFQKLIGTLFFPIVIAGLLYYILRPVVSLFSKSKYIPRSIAILVVYAVITGIVFLIFHFGGESISEQVNDMVKVIPENIEQMTGEAEEFMDEKNINMFSVDQFKQKGMTYLGNLTQSIGQNITDIVKALTSVATVLIIVPFILFYLLKEGDQLIPFLLKFIPENHNAEGKKILKDIDGTIAAYIIGQLTVALVNGVLMYLGYLFIGLDYAAFLALFVVMTAVVPFLGPILGILPAIVFGSIQSPEMVLYILIVLVVVQQLEGNLVSPLVLGNRLDIHPLTIILLLVVAGSIYGFIGILIAIPLYAVLKVTIKNLYRFYLLRQPIAKKH; encoded by the coding sequence ATGTGGATTAGGCATTCGTTTTTTAAATACATGACAGGCGCATTGTTAATTGTAATCTTTATTTATTTTCTAGGGAAAATCGACTATTTTTTATATCCCTTTCAAAAACTGATTGGGACATTATTTTTCCCGATTGTAATAGCTGGTTTGCTCTATTATATTTTAAGACCCGTTGTTTCTCTTTTCTCAAAATCAAAATACATCCCTCGTTCAATAGCGATATTAGTGGTCTATGCCGTAATAACAGGTATCGTTTTCTTAATCTTTCATTTTGGTGGAGAGTCTATCAGCGAACAAGTTAATGATATGGTAAAAGTTATTCCGGAAAATATTGAACAAATGACAGGGGAAGCAGAGGAATTTATGGATGAGAAAAATATAAATATGTTCTCTGTCGACCAGTTCAAACAAAAAGGGATGACTTACTTAGGCAACCTTACCCAATCTATCGGTCAAAATATAACAGATATTGTAAAAGCACTTACTAGTGTAGCCACTGTTCTAATTATTGTTCCCTTTATTTTGTTTTACTTATTAAAGGAGGGCGACCAACTAATTCCGTTTCTATTGAAATTTATACCCGAAAACCATAATGCAGAAGGTAAGAAGATATTGAAAGACATTGATGGGACAATTGCAGCTTATATTATTGGCCAATTGACTGTTGCTTTGGTTAACGGTGTTCTAATGTATTTGGGTTACCTTTTTATCGGCCTTGACTATGCTGCTTTTCTAGCATTATTTGTTGTCATGACTGCAGTTGTACCTTTTTTAGGACCGATACTTGGCATTTTACCAGCCATTGTATTTGGGTCGATTCAAAGCCCGGAGATGGTTCTTTATATATTAATTGTTTTAGTTGTAGTTCAACAATTAGAGGGGAACCTTGTTTCTCCATTAGTATTAGGAAACAGGTTAGATATACATCCATTAACAATCATTCTACTTTTAGTTGTAGCCGGATCGATCTATGGTTTTATTGGTATACTCATTGCAATTCCGCTTTATGCTGTATTAAAGGTGACCATAAAAAACCTTTATCGATTTTACCTACTTCGTCAACCGATAGCTAAGAAACATTGA